The sequence GTCTACGCCGTCGGCGGCAACCGGGAGGCGGCCCGCAGGGCCGGCATCAAGGTCAACGGCATCTACACCTCAATCTTCGTCCTCTGCTCCAGCTTCGCCGCGATCGGCGGGATTCTGGCCGCCGGACGCCTCGCCGCGTCGGCGCAAAGCAGCGGCACCGGCGACGTCAACCTGAACGCCATCGCCGCAGCGGTGATCGGCGGGACCAGCCTGTTCGGCGGTCGCGGCTCGGCGTTCTCGGCACTGCTGGGCATCCTGGTCATCCAGTCCATCTCCAGCGGCCTGACCCTGCTGAACCTCGAGTCGTCCTTCCGCTACATGATCACCGGCCTGGTCCTGCTGCTGGCCGTGATCCTCGACGCCGTTTCACGCAAGTCCCGCACGTCGCACGGCCGCGCCTAGTGGCGGGCGGTCAGGGCGGCATGTTCCTGGGCATCGACATCGGCACGGGCAGCAGCAAGGCGGTGCTGGCCGATGCCGACGGGCGAGTCCTGGACAGCGCGACCGTCACGCACGACGTCTCCTACCCGCGGCCCGGCTGGGCCGAGTTCGACGCCGAGGGCGGGGCGTGGGCGGAAGTGGTCCGGCTGTGCCGGGAGCTTTTTGCCAGGAACGACGCCGGGGCTGTCGCCGGCGTGTGCGTCAGCTCGATGGGTCCCTGCCTGGTCGTCACGGACGAAGACCTGGTGCCGCTGCGCCCGGCGATCCTGTACGGGATCGACGCGCGCGCCGTTGTCGAGATCCGCGAGCTCACGGAGGAATTCGGTGCGGACGCGATCTTCCGCGATGCGGGGAAGGTCCTGTCCTCGCAGGCAGTGGGGCCGAAGCTCCGCTGGCTGCGCAACCGGGAACCGGAGGTCTTTGCCCGCGCCCGGAACTGGCACAGCCTGAACTCCTTCATCCTCGCCAAGCTGACCGGCGAGCTGGTCCTGGACCATCACACCGCCAGCCAGTGCGATCCCCTGTACGACCTGCGCGGCAACCGCTGGCATGACGAGCGGTACGGCGCGGTGGCGGACCACCTGCCCCAGCCCCGGCTCGCGTGGCCCGCCGAAGTCGGCGGCCGCGTCCACCGCCGGGCAGCAGAAGCGACCGGGCTGCCGGAGGGCGTGCCGGTCTGCGCGGGCACGGTGGATGCGTGGGCCGAGGCCTTCAGCGCCGGCGTGCGGCGTCCCGGCGACCTCATGCTGATGTACGGCTCCACCATGTTCTTCGTCCAGGTCCTCGGGGAGTTCCGTGCCGAACCCAAGCTCTGGACCACGGCCGGGGTGGACCCGGGCTCCCTGACGCTGGCCGCCGGAATGTCCACCTCCGGCAGCCTGACCACCTGGCTGCAGCGGCTCTTCGACGACGTCCCGTTCGAGCAGCTCGTCGCGGAGGCGGCGGCGGTGCCGCCCGGTTCGGACGGCCTGCTCCTGCTGCCGTATTTCGCCGGCGAGCGGACGCCCGTGTTCGACCCCGACGCCCGCGGACTGGTCACCGGGCTCTCGCTGCGGCATGGCCGCGGCCACCTGTTCCGGGCCGCCTACGAAGGCATCGGCTTCGGCATCCGCCAGATCCTGGAGTACCTCGAGAATGCCGGCGAGCCCATCCGGCGGGTCGTTGCCGTCGGCGGCGGCACCAAGGCCAGGCTGTGGACGGAGATCGTCAGCAGCATCACCGGGCGCGAACAGCTCGTGCCGGAGCAGACCATCGGGGCCAGCTACGGGGACGCCCTCCTCGCCGCGATCGGTACCGGGGCGGTGCCCGCTGAAACCGACTGGGCGCGGACGGCGGCGGCGGTCGAGCCGGATCCGTCCACCGCGGCGCTGTACGAGAAGCTGTACGCCACCTACGGACAGCTGTACCCCTCCAACCG is a genomic window of Arthrobacter sp. Marseille-P9274 containing:
- a CDS encoding FGGY-family carbohydrate kinase; translated protein: MAGGQGGMFLGIDIGTGSSKAVLADADGRVLDSATVTHDVSYPRPGWAEFDAEGGAWAEVVRLCRELFARNDAGAVAGVCVSSMGPCLVVTDEDLVPLRPAILYGIDARAVVEIRELTEEFGADAIFRDAGKVLSSQAVGPKLRWLRNREPEVFARARNWHSLNSFILAKLTGELVLDHHTASQCDPLYDLRGNRWHDERYGAVADHLPQPRLAWPAEVGGRVHRRAAEATGLPEGVPVCAGTVDAWAEAFSAGVRRPGDLMLMYGSTMFFVQVLGEFRAEPKLWTTAGVDPGSLTLAAGMSTSGSLTTWLQRLFDDVPFEQLVAEAAAVPPGSDGLLLLPYFAGERTPVFDPDARGLVTGLSLRHGRGHLFRAAYEGIGFGIRQILEYLENAGEPIRRVVAVGGGTKARLWTEIVSSITGREQLVPEQTIGASYGDALLAAIGTGAVPAETDWARTAAAVEPDPSTAALYEKLYATYGQLYPSNREHMHVLAALQEPADG